The following are encoded together in the Bubalus bubalis isolate 160015118507 breed Murrah chromosome 14, NDDB_SH_1, whole genome shotgun sequence genome:
- the DBNDD2 gene encoding dysbindin domain-containing protein 2: MDPNPRAALERQQLRLRERQKFFEDILQPETEFVFPLSHLHLESHRPPIGSISSMEVNVDTLEQVELIDLGDQDGADVFLPCEDPPPTPQTSGVDDRPEEPSLPVPTPDRTTSRTSSSSSDSSTNPHSADASDGGADTPLAQSDEEEDGGHDGGAEPGACS, from the exons ATGGACCCAAATCCTCGGGCAGCTTTGGAGCGCCAGCAGCTCCGGCTTCGGGAGCGGCAGAAATTCTTCGAGGACATTTTACAGCCTGAGACGGAGTTTGTCTTCCCCCTGTCCCACCTGCATCTTGAGTCGCACAGAC CCCCCATAGGTAGTATCTCATCCATGGAGGTGAATGTGGACACACTTGAGCAAGTGGAGCTTATTGACCTGGGGGATCAAGATGGAGCGGATGTGTTCTTGCCTTGTGAAGACCCTCCACCAACTCCCCAGACGTCTG GGGTGGATGACCGTCCCGAGGAGCCGAGCCTGCCAGTGCCCACGCCAGACAGAACGACATCTCGTACTTCCTCCTCGTCCTCCGACTCCTCCACCAACCCCCACAGCGCCGATGCCAGTGACGGCGGAGCAGACACGCCCCTGGCACAGTCTGACGAGGAGGAGGATGGAGGCCATGACGGCGGGGCAGAGCCCGGAGCCTGCAGCTAG